A region of Streptomyces sp. NBC_01788 DNA encodes the following proteins:
- a CDS encoding Lrp/AsnC family transcriptional regulator, which produces MAESVVLDPVDLHLLRLLQNDARTTYRDLAAQVGVAPSTCLDRVARLRRSGLILGHRLRLDPAKLGRGLQALLSVQVRPHRRELVGPFVERIRALPESLTVFHLTGPDDYLVHVAVADMSDLQRLVLDEFTARREVARVETRLIFQQWDCGPLLPPGAQPGTLSAKSDRTEPGAG; this is translated from the coding sequence ATGGCCGAATCCGTCGTACTGGATCCGGTGGATCTGCATCTGCTGCGGCTGTTGCAGAACGACGCCCGGACCACCTATCGCGACCTCGCCGCGCAGGTCGGGGTCGCTCCGTCGACCTGCCTGGACCGGGTGGCCCGGCTGCGCCGCTCGGGGCTCATTCTCGGCCACCGGCTGCGGCTCGACCCCGCCAAGCTGGGCAGGGGTCTTCAGGCGCTGCTGTCGGTGCAGGTCAGACCGCACCGGCGGGAGCTGGTGGGACCGTTCGTGGAACGGATCCGGGCGCTGCCGGAGTCGCTGACCGTGTTCCATCTGACCGGTCCTGACGACTACCTGGTCCATGTCGCGGTCGCGGACATGTCCGACCTCCAGCGCCTGGTCCTGGACGAGTTCACGGCCCGGCGTGAGGTGGCCCGGGTGGAGACCCGGCTGATCTTCCAGCAGTGGGACTGCGGCCCCCTGCTGCCGCCCGGCGCGCAGCCGGGCACGCTCTCGGCGAAATCGGACCGAACAGAGCCCGGAGCGGGGTAA
- a CDS encoding SMC family ATPase: MRLHRLDITAFGPFGGSQTVDFDALSAAGLFLLHGPTGAGKTSVLDAVCYALYGAVPGARQSGQGTTLRSDHAAAGTRTRVTLDLTVAGRRLEVTRLPPWERPKKRGTGTTLDKAQSLLREYDASAGAWKDLSRSHQEAGEEITQLLGMSREQFCQVVLLPQGDFARFLRADAEARGKLLGRLFDTHRFAAVEKRLAERRRATEARVREGDAALLADAHRMQQAAGDAMELPELAPGEPGLAQAVLTAAAVARATAREQLTVARCRLTAAESAHADAEAALHRVRETARLQQRYAEARERAERLAERAGAHREAQTRMERGRKAETVAPALELREAADAGHRRAAAAEARARAALPAEFADSGAAGLAAAARRTAEELGGLESARRAELRLADVVAQRAAADRQERADDDVLQEAEAWLAGWETARAELRTRIDIAQEAAARGEGLALRLEPARRRLAAAQVRDALAADTEEARQRALASAEAAADAKDHWLDLKEQRLNGIAAELAASLTDGEPCAVCGATEHPTPARKVAGHVDREAEERALGEHQAAEEQRARDERRLGAVREELAAATAEAGDTPTARLAEEAGELEAELAQAGRDASALHAAQRELLSAEQERERRLTDRREAELRATSRLALRESLDREKAALEAELTHARGTAGTVAARAVQLERRAALLTGAADAARAAEDSAERLKDADGRLAEAAFRAGFDTPEAASAALLDDAAHRELQRRLDAWHTEEAAVRTVLAEADTADAAHQPPADLTAARAAEADADRRLREAVSARDAADRRRDELDRLSARAATGVRRLAPLREEYDRVARLAALTAGTSADNERRMRLESYVLAARLEQVAAAATVRLRRMSSGRYTLVHSDDRAGRGRSGLGLHVVDAWTGRERDTATLSGGETFFASLALALGLADVVTDEAGGVRLDTLFIDEGFGSLDDQTLDEVLDVLDSLRERDRSVGIVSHVADLRRRVHAQLEVVKDRSGSAVRLRGAG; this comes from the coding sequence GTGAGGCTGCACCGTCTCGACATCACCGCGTTCGGCCCCTTCGGCGGCTCGCAGACGGTCGACTTCGACGCGCTGTCGGCCGCCGGGCTGTTCCTGCTGCACGGCCCCACCGGCGCGGGCAAGACCTCCGTCCTGGACGCCGTGTGCTACGCGCTGTACGGCGCGGTCCCCGGCGCCCGGCAGAGCGGACAGGGCACGACCCTGCGCAGCGACCACGCCGCCGCGGGCACCCGCACCAGGGTCACCCTCGACCTCACCGTCGCCGGACGCCGGCTGGAGGTCACCCGCCTGCCGCCCTGGGAGCGCCCCAAGAAGCGCGGCACGGGCACCACGCTCGACAAGGCCCAGAGCCTGCTGCGCGAGTACGACGCGAGCGCCGGTGCCTGGAAGGACCTCAGCCGCTCCCACCAGGAGGCAGGTGAGGAGATCACCCAGCTGCTCGGGATGAGCCGCGAGCAGTTCTGCCAGGTCGTCCTGCTGCCCCAGGGCGACTTCGCACGGTTCCTGCGCGCCGACGCCGAGGCCCGCGGCAAGCTGCTCGGGAGACTGTTCGACACACACCGTTTCGCCGCGGTGGAGAAGCGTCTCGCCGAGCGCCGGCGCGCCACCGAGGCCCGGGTGCGCGAGGGCGACGCGGCGCTGCTGGCCGACGCGCACCGCATGCAGCAGGCGGCGGGCGACGCCATGGAGCTGCCCGAACTCGCGCCGGGCGAGCCCGGCCTGGCACAGGCCGTCCTCACCGCGGCCGCCGTCGCCCGCGCCACCGCGCGCGAGCAACTGACCGTCGCCCGCTGCCGGCTCACGGCCGCCGAGTCCGCCCACGCCGACGCCGAGGCGGCGCTGCACCGGGTACGCGAAACGGCCCGGCTGCAACAGCGGTACGCCGAGGCCCGGGAGCGCGCCGAGCGCCTCGCGGAGCGGGCCGGTGCCCACCGGGAGGCTCAGACACGCATGGAACGGGGGCGCAAGGCCGAGACGGTGGCACCGGCGCTGGAGCTGCGCGAGGCCGCCGACGCCGGGCACCGCCGGGCGGCCGCCGCCGAGGCACGCGCGCGTGCGGCGCTCCCGGCGGAGTTCGCCGACTCCGGCGCCGCCGGACTGGCCGCCGCCGCCCGCCGGACCGCCGAGGAACTGGGCGGGCTGGAGTCGGCCCGCCGCGCCGAGCTGCGCCTGGCCGACGTCGTCGCCCAGCGCGCCGCGGCGGACCGGCAGGAGCGCGCCGACGACGACGTGCTCCAGGAGGCCGAGGCCTGGCTCGCGGGGTGGGAGACGGCCCGGGCGGAGCTGCGGACGCGCATCGACATCGCCCAGGAGGCCGCCGCCCGGGGCGAGGGGCTCGCCCTGCGGCTCGAACCCGCGCGCCGGCGGCTCGCCGCCGCCCAGGTGCGCGACGCACTGGCCGCGGACACCGAGGAGGCGCGGCAGCGGGCACTCGCCTCCGCCGAGGCCGCCGCAGACGCCAAGGACCACTGGCTGGACCTGAAGGAGCAGCGCCTGAACGGCATCGCGGCCGAACTCGCCGCGAGCCTCACCGACGGAGAGCCCTGCGCCGTCTGCGGCGCCACCGAACACCCCACACCCGCGCGCAAGGTCGCCGGGCACGTCGACCGCGAGGCGGAGGAGCGCGCGCTCGGCGAGCACCAGGCCGCCGAGGAACAGCGTGCCCGGGACGAGCGCCGCCTCGGCGCCGTACGTGAGGAACTGGCCGCAGCCACCGCCGAGGCGGGCGACACCCCCACGGCGCGACTCGCCGAGGAAGCCGGGGAGCTGGAAGCCGAGCTGGCTCAAGCCGGCCGGGACGCCTCCGCCCTGCACGCGGCACAGCGGGAACTGCTCAGCGCCGAGCAGGAGCGCGAGCGGCGGCTGACCGACCGCCGGGAGGCCGAACTCCGGGCGACCTCCCGGCTGGCACTGCGGGAGAGCCTGGACCGGGAGAAGGCCGCCCTGGAGGCGGAGCTGACCCACGCCAGGGGAACCGCCGGGACCGTCGCCGCGCGGGCCGTCCAACTGGAGCGGCGCGCGGCACTGCTCACCGGGGCCGCCGACGCCGCACGCGCCGCCGAGGACAGCGCCGAGCGGCTCAAGGACGCCGACGGACGACTCGCCGAGGCCGCGTTCCGGGCCGGCTTCGACACCCCCGAGGCCGCGTCCGCCGCTCTCCTCGACGACGCCGCCCACCGCGAGCTGCAACGGCGCCTGGACGCCTGGCACACGGAGGAGGCCGCCGTGCGCACGGTCCTCGCCGAGGCCGACACCGCGGACGCCGCACACCAGCCGCCCGCCGACCTCACCGCAGCCCGGGCCGCCGAGGCCGACGCGGACCGGCGGCTGCGCGAGGCCGTCTCCGCGCGGGACGCCGCCGACCGCCGTCGCGACGAACTCGACCGGCTCTCCGCCCGCGCGGCGACCGGCGTACGCCGACTGGCCCCGCTGCGGGAGGAGTACGACCGTGTGGCCCGCCTCGCCGCCCTCACCGCGGGCACCTCGGCCGACAACGAGCGCAGGATGCGCCTGGAGTCCTACGTCCTCGCGGCCCGCCTGGAACAGGTGGCCGCCGCCGCGACCGTACGCCTGCGGCGCATGTCGTCCGGCCGCTACACCCTCGTCCACTCCGACGACCGGGCCGGCCGCGGCCGCAGCGGTCTCGGACTGCACGTCGTCGACGCCTGGACGGGCCGCGAGCGGGACACGGCGACCCTGTCGGGCGGCGAGACGTTCTTCGCCTCGCTCGCCCTCGCTCTCGGCCTCGCGGACGTCGTCACGGACGAGGCAGGCGGGGTGCGCCTGGACACCCTCTTCATCGACGAGGGCTTCGGCAGCCTCGACGACCAGACCCTGGACGAGGTCCTCGACGTCCTCGACTCCCTGCGCGAACGCGACCGCAGCGTCGGGATCGTCAGCCACGTCGCCGACCTGCGACGGCGCGTCCACGCCCAACTCGAGGTGGTGAAGGACAGGTCGGGGTCGGCCGTACGGCTGCGCGGGGCGGGCTGA
- a CDS encoding DUF885 domain-containing protein, with translation MSQTKNPLPRQVADAYVDELIALDPLTGTYLGVKESSSRLPDTSPAGQQALADLARATLARLDEAERQPGADSDIERRCARLLRERLTAELAVHDADEGLRTVSNIHSPVHSVREVFTITPSATDEDWAAIAERLRAVPAALRGYRESLALGLDRKLHGGPQPTAIFIEQLTEWSDTDGRGRGWFEDFAAEGPESLRAELDDAARTANAALAELRDWMRDVYAPTIGDAPDTVGRERYARFSRYFNGTDLDLDEAYAYGWSEFHRLLGEMKQEAEKVLPGAETPWVALAHLDEHGTHIEGVDEVRQWLQDLMDEAIEALDGTHFELAERVRKVESCIAPPGGAAAPYYTAPSADFSRPGRTWLPTMGQTRFPVYDLVSTWYHEGVPGHHLQLAQWAHVADDLSRYQATVGGVSANAEGWALYAERLMDELGFLTDPERRLGYLDAQMMRAVRVIIDIGMHLELEIPADSPFHPGERWTPELAREFFGAHSSRPRDFVASELIRYLSMPGQAIGYKLGERAWLLGREKARERHGAAFDAKAWHMAALSQGSLGLDDLVDELSQL, from the coding sequence ATGTCACAGACCAAGAACCCGCTGCCCCGTCAGGTCGCCGACGCCTACGTCGACGAACTCATCGCCCTCGACCCGCTCACCGGCACCTATCTCGGCGTGAAGGAGAGCTCGAGCAGGCTGCCCGACACCTCGCCCGCCGGCCAGCAGGCGCTCGCCGACCTCGCGCGCGCCACCCTCGCCCGGCTGGACGAGGCCGAGCGGCAGCCCGGCGCGGACAGTGACATCGAGCGCCGGTGCGCCCGCCTGCTGCGCGAGCGCCTGACCGCGGAACTCGCGGTGCACGACGCCGACGAGGGCCTGCGCACGGTGAGCAACATCCACAGCCCGGTGCACTCGGTGCGCGAGGTGTTCACGATCACCCCGAGCGCCACCGACGAGGACTGGGCCGCGATCGCCGAGCGCCTGCGAGCCGTGCCGGCCGCACTGCGCGGCTACCGCGAGTCCCTCGCCCTCGGCCTGGACCGCAAGCTGCACGGCGGCCCGCAGCCGACGGCGATCTTCATCGAGCAGCTCACCGAGTGGTCGGACACCGACGGCAGGGGCCGCGGCTGGTTCGAGGACTTCGCCGCCGAGGGCCCCGAGTCCCTGCGCGCGGAACTGGACGACGCCGCCCGTACGGCGAACGCGGCCCTCGCGGAGCTGCGGGACTGGATGCGCGACGTGTACGCGCCGACGATCGGCGACGCCCCGGACACGGTCGGCCGTGAGCGCTACGCCCGCTTCTCGCGCTACTTCAACGGCACGGACCTGGACCTCGACGAGGCGTACGCGTACGGCTGGTCGGAGTTCCACCGGCTGCTCGGCGAGATGAAGCAGGAGGCCGAGAAGGTCCTGCCCGGTGCCGAGACCCCGTGGGTGGCCCTCGCGCACCTCGACGAGCACGGCACGCACATCGAGGGCGTCGACGAGGTCCGCCAGTGGTTGCAGGACCTGATGGACGAGGCGATCGAGGCGCTCGACGGCACCCACTTCGAACTGGCCGAGCGGGTGCGGAAGGTGGAGTCGTGCATCGCCCCGCCCGGTGGTGCCGCGGCGCCCTACTACACGGCGCCGTCCGCCGACTTCTCCCGGCCGGGCCGTACCTGGCTGCCGACCATGGGGCAGACCCGCTTCCCGGTCTACGACCTGGTCTCGACCTGGTATCACGAGGGCGTCCCCGGCCACCATCTCCAGCTCGCCCAGTGGGCGCACGTGGCCGACGACCTCTCGCGCTACCAGGCCACCGTCGGCGGGGTCAGCGCCAACGCCGAGGGCTGGGCGCTGTACGCGGAGCGCCTGATGGACGAACTCGGCTTCCTGACGGACCCGGAGCGGCGGCTCGGCTATCTGGACGCGCAGATGATGCGCGCGGTCCGCGTCATCATCGACATCGGCATGCACCTGGAGCTGGAGATTCCGGCGGACTCGCCGTTCCACCCGGGTGAGCGCTGGACGCCGGAGCTGGCGCGGGAGTTCTTCGGCGCGCACAGCAGCCGCCCGAGGGACTTCGTGGCGAGCGAGCTGATCCGCTATCTGTCGATGCCCGGCCAAGCGATCGGCTACAAGCTGGGCGAGCGGGCCTGGCTGCTGGGCCGGGAGAAGGCCAGGGAGCGCCACGGTGCCGCGTTCGACGCGAAGGCCTGGCACATGGCGGCCCTGTCCCAGGGCTCGCTGGGCCTGGACGACCTCGTGGACGAACTCTCCCAGCTGTGA
- a CDS encoding trans-sulfuration enzyme family protein, translated as MDTPLDSASTPAYDAVRPAPRALATEAVHAGRDDLARQGLHAPPIDLSTTYPSYDSRAEAARIDAFATDGAELDGTPVYGRLGNPTVARFETALARLEGTESAVAFASGMAALSAVLLVRSAMGLRHVVAVRPLYGCSDHLLTAGLLGTEVTWTDPAGITDALRPDTGLVMVETPANPTLAEVDLRAVAHACGSVPLLADNTFATPVLQRPAEQGARLVLHSATKYLGGHGDVMAGVVACDEELAGRLRQVRFATGGVLHPLAGYLLLRGLSTLPVRVRAASATAAELAARLADDPRVARVHYPSIGGAMVAFEVHGDPHDVIGGVGLITPAVSLGSVDTLIQHPASISHRIVDADDRRGAGVGDRLLRMSVGLEDVEDLWADLDRALGVRPGQPQVRGLHQAMS; from the coding sequence ATGGACACGCCCTTGGACTCCGCGAGCACGCCCGCGTACGACGCCGTGCGCCCCGCACCCAGAGCACTGGCCACCGAGGCGGTGCACGCCGGCCGTGACGACCTCGCCCGGCAGGGACTGCACGCCCCGCCGATCGACCTGTCCACCACCTACCCCTCCTACGACAGCCGCGCCGAGGCCGCCCGCATCGACGCCTTCGCCACCGACGGCGCCGAACTCGACGGCACCCCGGTCTACGGGAGGCTCGGCAATCCCACCGTCGCCCGTTTCGAGACCGCCCTGGCCCGGCTGGAGGGCACCGAGTCCGCGGTGGCGTTCGCCAGCGGCATGGCCGCGCTGAGCGCGGTCCTGCTCGTCCGCTCCGCCATGGGTCTGCGGCACGTCGTCGCCGTGCGCCCGCTGTACGGCTGCAGCGACCACCTGCTCACCGCCGGGCTGCTCGGCACCGAGGTGACCTGGACCGACCCGGCCGGGATCACCGACGCGCTGCGCCCGGACACCGGCCTGGTCATGGTCGAGACACCGGCGAACCCGACGCTGGCCGAGGTGGATCTGCGGGCCGTCGCCCACGCCTGCGGCTCCGTGCCGCTCCTCGCCGACAACACCTTCGCCACCCCTGTGCTGCAACGCCCCGCCGAGCAGGGCGCGCGCCTGGTGCTGCACAGTGCCACCAAGTACCTGGGCGGCCACGGCGACGTGATGGCCGGCGTGGTGGCCTGCGACGAGGAACTCGCCGGACGGCTGCGGCAGGTCCGGTTCGCCACGGGCGGGGTGCTTCACCCGCTCGCCGGATACCTGCTGCTGCGCGGGCTGTCCACGCTTCCGGTCCGGGTGCGGGCCGCCTCCGCCACCGCCGCGGAACTGGCCGCCCGCCTGGCGGACGACCCGCGCGTCGCCCGGGTGCACTACCCGTCCATCGGCGGCGCGATGGTCGCCTTCGAGGTGCACGGCGACCCGCACGACGTCATCGGCGGCGTCGGCCTGATCACGCCGGCCGTGAGCCTCGGCAGCGTCGACACCCTGATCCAGCACCCGGCGTCCATCAGCCATCGCATCGTCGACGCGGACGACCGGCGCGGCGCCGGGGTCGGCGACCGGCTGCTGCGGATGTCGGTGGGCCTGGAGGACGTCGAGGACCTGTGGGCCGACCTGGACCGGGCGCTGGGGGTGCGGCCGGGACAGCCGCAGGTGAGGGGGCTGCACCAGGCGATGAGCTGA
- a CDS encoding GNAT family N-acetyltransferase, translating into MTGEVSNTPWSKHGRRAHHRRRDLVELAALCTAVAVADAVANLIGHGPGGTAPLMISAFALVATAAFHTWWARRHGHAPPADDTGARPLTAQQAGPAAPGPAAAEAAPGDSALWRMRTTVRDAPGALAALCAALAARHVDILSLQTHPLAEGTVDEFLLRAPGGLEASDITWAVALAGGADTWIERADAHDLVDAPTRVLGLATRTALDAAELPLTLRQLLGRCTIRSLPDRPAPAGGSQEVPAEGALEDTVMRLRAPEGGTITVERPYLPFTPTEFARARALVELDTRLGPRVPRGQDVLTLPEGDAITVRRAGAGDLAAAREMHGRCSARTLGLRYHGPVGDADRYLDHLLSPRFGRTLAARTASGRIVGLGHLLWDGDETEVAVLVEDAWQRRGVGGELLGRLVAMAVEAGCASVYAVTQAANTGMVAAMRGLGLPLDFQIEEGTLVVTARLDATPVATRLPYDAERARAEGSRPRD; encoded by the coding sequence ATGACTGGAGAAGTGTCGAACACGCCGTGGTCGAAGCACGGACGCCGGGCGCATCACCGGCGGCGGGACCTGGTCGAACTGGCCGCGCTCTGCACGGCCGTCGCCGTGGCCGACGCAGTGGCGAACCTGATCGGCCACGGCCCCGGCGGTACGGCCCCGCTGATGATCTCGGCGTTCGCTCTGGTGGCCACGGCGGCCTTCCACACATGGTGGGCACGCCGCCACGGTCACGCACCGCCCGCGGACGATACCGGCGCCCGGCCGCTCACCGCCCAGCAGGCCGGGCCGGCGGCCCCCGGCCCCGCGGCGGCCGAAGCGGCGCCGGGCGACAGTGCGCTGTGGCGGATGCGGACGACCGTGCGGGACGCGCCCGGTGCGCTGGCCGCGCTCTGCGCGGCACTGGCCGCCCGGCACGTGGACATCCTCAGCCTGCAGACGCATCCGCTGGCCGAGGGCACGGTGGACGAGTTCCTGCTGCGCGCTCCCGGCGGGCTCGAGGCGTCGGACATCACCTGGGCGGTCGCGCTGGCCGGCGGTGCCGACACGTGGATCGAGCGGGCCGACGCGCACGATCTGGTGGACGCGCCCACACGGGTCCTGGGCCTGGCCACGCGCACGGCGCTCGACGCGGCGGAACTCCCGCTGACACTGCGGCAGTTGCTGGGACGGTGCACCATCCGTTCGCTGCCGGACCGGCCGGCCCCGGCCGGGGGCTCGCAGGAGGTGCCGGCCGAAGGGGCGCTGGAGGACACGGTGATGCGGCTGCGGGCGCCGGAGGGCGGGACGATCACCGTGGAGCGGCCGTACCTGCCCTTCACGCCCACCGAGTTCGCGCGGGCGCGCGCCCTGGTGGAGCTGGACACCCGGCTCGGACCGCGCGTTCCGCGCGGCCAGGACGTGCTGACGCTGCCCGAGGGCGACGCGATCACCGTGCGCAGGGCCGGCGCCGGCGACCTCGCGGCGGCCCGGGAGATGCACGGCCGCTGCTCGGCGCGCACCCTCGGCCTGCGCTACCACGGGCCGGTCGGCGACGCCGACCGCTATCTCGACCACCTGCTGAGCCCGCGGTTCGGCCGTACGCTGGCCGCGCGGACCGCCTCCGGGCGGATCGTCGGCCTCGGCCATCTGCTGTGGGACGGCGACGAGACGGAGGTCGCGGTGCTCGTCGAGGACGCCTGGCAGCGCCGCGGCGTCGGCGGCGAGCTGCTGGGCCGGCTGGTCGCGATGGCCGTCGAGGCGGGCTGCGCGAGCGTGTACGCCGTGACGCAGGCGGCGAACACCGGCATGGTCGCCGCCATGCGGGGCCTCGGCCTGCCGCTCGACTTCCAGATCGAGGAGGGCACCCTGGTCGTCACGGCCCGGCTGGACGCGACCCCGGTGGCCACCCGCCTGCCGTACGACGCCGAGCGGGCGCGGGCCGAGGGTTCCCGCCCGCGGGACTGA